Proteins co-encoded in one Apteryx mantelli isolate bAptMan1 chromosome 4, bAptMan1.hap1, whole genome shotgun sequence genomic window:
- the LOC136991793 gene encoding olfactory receptor 4S2-like — protein MENVSSVKEFILLGLSKNQGVQKICFVVFLFFYIVTVAGNLLIVVTVVSSQRLNSPMYFFLCHLSIADLCFSSATAPKMIADFLVEKKTISFGGCMAQLFWEHISGGAEVFILTVMAYDRYFAICRPLHYTTLMTRRVCGWMVMGSWVGGFVHSLVQTLVTVSLPFCGPNKIDHYLCDVRPLLQLACTDTYVAGVIVVANTGMICLVSFIILVTSYMVILLSLKRRTSEGRNKALSTCGSHITVVILFFGPCTFTYTRPSSSLSEEKRLAVFYTVITPMLNPLIYTLRNEEMKSAMRKLWNRKVWSEKGEV, from the coding sequence atggagaatgtaagcagtgtgaaggaattcattcttctgggcctttcaaagaaccaaggggtgcagaaaatatgttttgtggtgtttttgttcttctatattgttactgtggcaggaaatctgctcatcgttgtcactgtagtcagcagtcaacgtctgaactcccccatgtatttctttctctgccacctgtccattgcagatctttgcttctcttctgccacagctcccaaaatgattgctgacttccttgttgagaagaaaaccatttcctttgggggttgcatggcacagctattttgggaacatatctccggcggcgctgaggtcttcatcctcacagtgatggcctatgatcgctactttgccatatgcagacccctgcactacaccaccctcatgaccaggcgtgtgtgtggctggatggtgatgggttcatgggtggggggctttgtgcactccctggtgcagaccctcgtaaccgttagcctccctttttgcggccccaacaaaattgaccactacctctgtgatgtccgtcccctactacaactggcctgtaccgacacctatgttgcgggcgtcattgtcgttgccaatactggaatgatttgtttggtctctttcatcatcctggtcacatcctacatggtcattttgttatccttgaaaagacgaacgtccgaagggaggaacaaagccctctccacctgtgggtcccacattactgtggtgattctcttctttgggccatgcacattcacctacacacgcccatccagcagtctctcggaggagaagaggttagctgtgttttacactgtcatcacgcccatgctgaacccactcatctacacactgagaaatgaggagatgaaaagtgccatgagaaaactgtggaatagaaaagtctggagtgaaaagggtgaggtgtag